From Apium graveolens cultivar Ventura chromosome 9, ASM990537v1, whole genome shotgun sequence, the proteins below share one genomic window:
- the LOC141683077 gene encoding F-box/FBD/LRR-repeat protein At1g13570-like — protein sequence MRMAESSTRKVGRTHIEEDRISVLPRNVQETILCFMPIRDAVRTSILARNWRNCWTTIPNLVFDEDILSEKSRYIGRSRGLELAALNFVSVISNVLLLHNGPILRFSLCFPGFCDAKIILDCFGQWIPLFSSKGIKQLYLEGLKNVWFPSTPAFGGLTFLKEIVLTDVSTSEQNVFNCPVLEKLILFCCEGLLPINFRAPNLKYLRQMYTKMPSEYSLAGLKNIIEFSCMVACDREMPSETSNVVKVFGCLNKIEKITISTYFIAYLAAGGSPNKFPHPLHYLKTLTFTDIHLTRVSEVSCLLCMIRSAPNLSKLHILVDWLRKDAGEGNLNNYLVNVSEDCTIDQLEIVTICNLKGQRTELDLIKYLLARSPLLKTMYINYSTSVLKKDAAAAMTKEMLQYSKTSSGAQIIHLKQIPFELYY from the exons ATGAGAATGGCTGAGTCTAGTACGAGAAAGGTCGGTCGTACTCATATTGAGGAAGATAGAATCAGTGTGCTGCCTCGGAATGTACAAGAAACTATCCTTTGTTTTATGCCTATACGAGATGCAGTAAGAACCAGTATCTTGGCGAGGAATTGGAGGAATTGTTGGACTACTATTCCAAATCTTGTTTTTGATGAAGACATCTTAAGTGAAAAGTCACGTTATATTGGCAGATCGCGTGGTCTAGAACTAGCAGCTCTTAATTTTGTTAGTGTGATAAGTAATGTTCTCCTACTCCACAATGGCCCCATTCTCAGATTTTCTCTCTGTTTTCCTGGTTTTTGCGATGCCAAGATAATCCTTGATTGTTTTGGTCAGTGGATTCCGTTATTCTCAAGTAAGGGTATCAAGCAACTTTATCTAGAGGGCCTAAAAAATGTTTGGTTCCCCTCTACACCTGCATTTGGAGGATTGACTTTTCTGAAGGAAATCGTCTTAACAGATGTCTCTACTTCAGAACAAAACGTCTTCAATTGCCCTGTGCTTGAGAAGTTGATCTTGTTCTGTTGCGAAGGACTCTTACCTATCAACTTCCGTGCTCCTAATCTCAAATACCTACGTCAGATGTATACCAAAATGCCTTCAGAATATTCCTTAGCTGGGTTAAAAAACATTATAGAATTTTCTTGCATGGTGGCCTGTGATAGGGAAATGCCGTCAGAAACATCCAATGTGGTTAAGGTTTTCGGTTGTTTAAATAAAATTGAGAAAATCACCATATCAACTTATTTCATTGCG TACTTGGCTGCAGGAGGTTCTCCAAATAAATTTCCTCATCCACTGCATTACCTCAAGACTCTGACTTTCACTGATATACATTTAACTCGTGTGTCTGAGGTTTCTTGTTTGCTTTGTATGATTCGGAGTGCTCCCAACTTGAGCAAGCTACATATCTTG GTGGATTGGCTTCGAAAGGATGCTGGTGAAGGGAATCTCAACAATTATTTGGTAAACGTTTCTGAAGATTGTACCATAGATCAGCTTGAAATTGTGACCATCTGTAATCTCAAAGGTCAAAGAACAGAGTTGGACCTAATCAAGTATTTACTTGCCCGTTCTCCGCTATTGAAAACGATGTACATCAACTATAGTACTAGCGTCTTAAAAAAGGATGCAGCAGCAGCAATGACAAAAGAGATGTTACAATACTCCAAAACTTCATCAGGGGCTCAGATCATACACTTGAAACAAATACCTTTTGAGTTATATTACTGA